Proteins encoded by one window of Acinonyx jubatus isolate Ajub_Pintada_27869175 chromosome X, VMU_Ajub_asm_v1.0, whole genome shotgun sequence:
- the SCML1 gene encoding sex comb on midleg-like protein 1 isoform X3, protein MSSGSSEVDVQEAVLSDTSYNEEQQQKTVQDVLTHCQVIYDAIQNLDKKFDVIHGKVSKIHRLRVKSIWQNRKPFGYAYKNYNYLLSRKIRFQKMRKKETPSSLSEPKSYSPTIPVERPNYDFQSSSLETSYHAEPESPERDPESLYQRRESRMSQSPSLLSIFTAQSYQPYFTPDPVQEGSSCIPCYDSPEAHSTTSLFLPIQASTAIPEGSLTQADPGSPENPDMMAFPSSLENESLGHTASSLYIPGNFATSSPVGNNPGVLRDFPADPSTWSVDEVILFLKQADPQTLTPIADLFRQHDIDGKALLLLKSDMMLKYMGLKLGTAVKLCHYIDGLRGEKHIDN, encoded by the exons ATGTCGAGCGGCTCCAGTGAAGTGGATGTG CAGGAAGCTGTTCTATCTGACACATCCTACAACgaagagcaacaacaaaaaacagttcAGGACGTCCTTACTCATTGTCAG gtCATCTATGATGCCATTCAAAACCTGGATAAGAAATTTGATGTCATTCATGGAAAAGTTTCAAAAATCCACCGTTTACGTGTGAAATCAATATGGCAAAATCGC AAGCCATTTGGATATGCATACAAAAATTACAATTACCTGCTTTCCAGAAAGATCAGGTttcagaaaatgaggaaaaaggagACTCCTTCTTCCTTATCTGAACCTAAAAGCTATAGCCCAACTATTCCAGTAGAAAGGCCCAACTATGATTTCCAGAGCAGCTCTCTAGAAACATCTTACCATGCAGAGCCAGAGTCCCCAGAACGGGATCCAGAGTCACTCTACCAGCGGCGGGAATCGCGCATGAGCCAGAGTCCATCGCTTCTCTCCATCTTCACTGCACAGTCATACCAGCCATATTTCACACCCGATCCAGTACAGGAGGGCTCCTCTTGCATACCTTGCTATGATAGCCCAGAGGCCCACAGCACCACCAGTCTCTTCTTACCTATCCAAGCATCCACAGCGATACCTGAAGGCTCGTTGACACAAGCTGATCCCGGTTCACCAGAGAACCCTGACATGATGGCTTTTCCAAGTTCACTGGAAAATGAGAGCCTCGGCCATACTGCCTCATCCCTTTACATCCCAGGCAACTTTG CTACAAGTTCACCAGTTGGAAATAATCCAGGTGTCCTGAGAGACTTCCCTGCGGACCCTTCAACCTGGTCTGTGGATGAAGTGATCCTGTTTCTGAAACAAGCAGACCCTCAGACACTCACCCCTATCGCTGACCTCTTCAGGCAACAT GACATTGATGGGAAGGCTCTGCTACTCCTCAAGAGTGACATGATGCTGAAGTACATGGGGCTGAAGCTGGGGACCGCCGTGAAGTTGTGTCACTACATTGATGGGCTTAGAGGAGAAAAACACATTGACAattga
- the SCML1 gene encoding sex comb on midleg-like protein 1 isoform X2, which yields MSSGSSEVDVKRTRIPAYDDDNTVLYAYEPHTAYVHNEAVLSDTSYNEEQQQKTVQDVLTHCQVIYDAIQNLDKKFDVIHGKVSKIHRLRVKSIWQNRKPFGYAYKNYNYLLSRKIRFQKMRKKETPSSLSEPKSYSPTIPVERPNYDFQSSSLETSYHAEPESPERDPESLYQRRESRMSQSPSLLSIFTAQSYQPYFTPDPVQEGSSCIPCYDSPEAHSTTSLFLPIQASTAIPEGSLTQADPGSPENPDMMAFPSSLENESLGHTASSLYIPGNFATSSPVGNNPGVLRDFPADPSTWSVDEVILFLKQADPQTLTPIADLFRQHDIDGKALLLLKSDMMLKYMGLKLGTAVKLCHYIDGLRGEKHIDN from the exons ATGTCGAGCGGCTCCAGTGAAGTGGATGTG AAAAGAACACGAATACCTGCTTATGATGATGATAACACTGTTCTTTATGCATATGAACCACATACTGCATATGTCCATAAT GAAGCTGTTCTATCTGACACATCCTACAACgaagagcaacaacaaaaaacagttcAGGACGTCCTTACTCATTGTCAG gtCATCTATGATGCCATTCAAAACCTGGATAAGAAATTTGATGTCATTCATGGAAAAGTTTCAAAAATCCACCGTTTACGTGTGAAATCAATATGGCAAAATCGC AAGCCATTTGGATATGCATACAAAAATTACAATTACCTGCTTTCCAGAAAGATCAGGTttcagaaaatgaggaaaaaggagACTCCTTCTTCCTTATCTGAACCTAAAAGCTATAGCCCAACTATTCCAGTAGAAAGGCCCAACTATGATTTCCAGAGCAGCTCTCTAGAAACATCTTACCATGCAGAGCCAGAGTCCCCAGAACGGGATCCAGAGTCACTCTACCAGCGGCGGGAATCGCGCATGAGCCAGAGTCCATCGCTTCTCTCCATCTTCACTGCACAGTCATACCAGCCATATTTCACACCCGATCCAGTACAGGAGGGCTCCTCTTGCATACCTTGCTATGATAGCCCAGAGGCCCACAGCACCACCAGTCTCTTCTTACCTATCCAAGCATCCACAGCGATACCTGAAGGCTCGTTGACACAAGCTGATCCCGGTTCACCAGAGAACCCTGACATGATGGCTTTTCCAAGTTCACTGGAAAATGAGAGCCTCGGCCATACTGCCTCATCCCTTTACATCCCAGGCAACTTTG CTACAAGTTCACCAGTTGGAAATAATCCAGGTGTCCTGAGAGACTTCCCTGCGGACCCTTCAACCTGGTCTGTGGATGAAGTGATCCTGTTTCTGAAACAAGCAGACCCTCAGACACTCACCCCTATCGCTGACCTCTTCAGGCAACAT GACATTGATGGGAAGGCTCTGCTACTCCTCAAGAGTGACATGATGCTGAAGTACATGGGGCTGAAGCTGGGGACCGCCGTGAAGTTGTGTCACTACATTGATGGGCTTAGAGGAGAAAAACACATTGACAattga
- the SCML1 gene encoding sex comb on midleg-like protein 1 isoform X4, translating into MSSGSSEVDVEAVLSDTSYNEEQQQKTVQDVLTHCQVIYDAIQNLDKKFDVIHGKVSKIHRLRVKSIWQNRKPFGYAYKNYNYLLSRKIRFQKMRKKETPSSLSEPKSYSPTIPVERPNYDFQSSSLETSYHAEPESPERDPESLYQRRESRMSQSPSLLSIFTAQSYQPYFTPDPVQEGSSCIPCYDSPEAHSTTSLFLPIQASTAIPEGSLTQADPGSPENPDMMAFPSSLENESLGHTASSLYIPGNFATSSPVGNNPGVLRDFPADPSTWSVDEVILFLKQADPQTLTPIADLFRQHDIDGKALLLLKSDMMLKYMGLKLGTAVKLCHYIDGLRGEKHIDN; encoded by the exons ATGTCGAGCGGCTCCAGTGAAGTGGATGTG GAAGCTGTTCTATCTGACACATCCTACAACgaagagcaacaacaaaaaacagttcAGGACGTCCTTACTCATTGTCAG gtCATCTATGATGCCATTCAAAACCTGGATAAGAAATTTGATGTCATTCATGGAAAAGTTTCAAAAATCCACCGTTTACGTGTGAAATCAATATGGCAAAATCGC AAGCCATTTGGATATGCATACAAAAATTACAATTACCTGCTTTCCAGAAAGATCAGGTttcagaaaatgaggaaaaaggagACTCCTTCTTCCTTATCTGAACCTAAAAGCTATAGCCCAACTATTCCAGTAGAAAGGCCCAACTATGATTTCCAGAGCAGCTCTCTAGAAACATCTTACCATGCAGAGCCAGAGTCCCCAGAACGGGATCCAGAGTCACTCTACCAGCGGCGGGAATCGCGCATGAGCCAGAGTCCATCGCTTCTCTCCATCTTCACTGCACAGTCATACCAGCCATATTTCACACCCGATCCAGTACAGGAGGGCTCCTCTTGCATACCTTGCTATGATAGCCCAGAGGCCCACAGCACCACCAGTCTCTTCTTACCTATCCAAGCATCCACAGCGATACCTGAAGGCTCGTTGACACAAGCTGATCCCGGTTCACCAGAGAACCCTGACATGATGGCTTTTCCAAGTTCACTGGAAAATGAGAGCCTCGGCCATACTGCCTCATCCCTTTACATCCCAGGCAACTTTG CTACAAGTTCACCAGTTGGAAATAATCCAGGTGTCCTGAGAGACTTCCCTGCGGACCCTTCAACCTGGTCTGTGGATGAAGTGATCCTGTTTCTGAAACAAGCAGACCCTCAGACACTCACCCCTATCGCTGACCTCTTCAGGCAACAT GACATTGATGGGAAGGCTCTGCTACTCCTCAAGAGTGACATGATGCTGAAGTACATGGGGCTGAAGCTGGGGACCGCCGTGAAGTTGTGTCACTACATTGATGGGCTTAGAGGAGAAAAACACATTGACAattga
- the SCML1 gene encoding sex comb on midleg-like protein 1 isoform X1, protein MSSGSSEVDVKRTRIPAYDDDNTVLYAYEPHTAYVHNQEAVLSDTSYNEEQQQKTVQDVLTHCQVIYDAIQNLDKKFDVIHGKVSKIHRLRVKSIWQNRKPFGYAYKNYNYLLSRKIRFQKMRKKETPSSLSEPKSYSPTIPVERPNYDFQSSSLETSYHAEPESPERDPESLYQRRESRMSQSPSLLSIFTAQSYQPYFTPDPVQEGSSCIPCYDSPEAHSTTSLFLPIQASTAIPEGSLTQADPGSPENPDMMAFPSSLENESLGHTASSLYIPGNFATSSPVGNNPGVLRDFPADPSTWSVDEVILFLKQADPQTLTPIADLFRQHDIDGKALLLLKSDMMLKYMGLKLGTAVKLCHYIDGLRGEKHIDN, encoded by the exons ATGTCGAGCGGCTCCAGTGAAGTGGATGTG AAAAGAACACGAATACCTGCTTATGATGATGATAACACTGTTCTTTATGCATATGAACCACATACTGCATATGTCCATAAT CAGGAAGCTGTTCTATCTGACACATCCTACAACgaagagcaacaacaaaaaacagttcAGGACGTCCTTACTCATTGTCAG gtCATCTATGATGCCATTCAAAACCTGGATAAGAAATTTGATGTCATTCATGGAAAAGTTTCAAAAATCCACCGTTTACGTGTGAAATCAATATGGCAAAATCGC AAGCCATTTGGATATGCATACAAAAATTACAATTACCTGCTTTCCAGAAAGATCAGGTttcagaaaatgaggaaaaaggagACTCCTTCTTCCTTATCTGAACCTAAAAGCTATAGCCCAACTATTCCAGTAGAAAGGCCCAACTATGATTTCCAGAGCAGCTCTCTAGAAACATCTTACCATGCAGAGCCAGAGTCCCCAGAACGGGATCCAGAGTCACTCTACCAGCGGCGGGAATCGCGCATGAGCCAGAGTCCATCGCTTCTCTCCATCTTCACTGCACAGTCATACCAGCCATATTTCACACCCGATCCAGTACAGGAGGGCTCCTCTTGCATACCTTGCTATGATAGCCCAGAGGCCCACAGCACCACCAGTCTCTTCTTACCTATCCAAGCATCCACAGCGATACCTGAAGGCTCGTTGACACAAGCTGATCCCGGTTCACCAGAGAACCCTGACATGATGGCTTTTCCAAGTTCACTGGAAAATGAGAGCCTCGGCCATACTGCCTCATCCCTTTACATCCCAGGCAACTTTG CTACAAGTTCACCAGTTGGAAATAATCCAGGTGTCCTGAGAGACTTCCCTGCGGACCCTTCAACCTGGTCTGTGGATGAAGTGATCCTGTTTCTGAAACAAGCAGACCCTCAGACACTCACCCCTATCGCTGACCTCTTCAGGCAACAT GACATTGATGGGAAGGCTCTGCTACTCCTCAAGAGTGACATGATGCTGAAGTACATGGGGCTGAAGCTGGGGACCGCCGTGAAGTTGTGTCACTACATTGATGGGCTTAGAGGAGAAAAACACATTGACAattga